One genomic region from Thermoleptolyngbya sichuanensis A183 encodes:
- a CDS encoding GUN4 domain-containing protein, translated as MDNVQANLSQSPLDITASSEPGASDFIPDFLARLQSENEKTQLQLLQDIAAQGDSGLTVLMRVLQDRQGSKPGPLEGKAVQILAAAESPKAQEFLQTQFPQGLVPGRSQRGIDYSPLQTLLVQQDFQAADRLTLEKLCELAGPAAVQRRWIYFTEVDDFPIEDLQTINTLWLVYSEGKFGFSVQRDLWLSVGKNWDRLWPLIGWKSGNNWTRYPGGFTWSLTAPRGHLPLSNQLRGVRTMASLMAHPAWTAQEK; from the coding sequence ATGGATAACGTGCAAGCCAATCTGTCACAATCTCCGCTGGATATCACCGCTTCGTCCGAGCCTGGCGCGTCTGACTTCATTCCCGATTTCCTCGCCCGCCTCCAGTCTGAAAACGAGAAGACCCAGTTGCAGTTGCTCCAAGACATTGCCGCCCAAGGCGACTCCGGGCTGACGGTGCTAATGCGGGTGCTGCAAGACCGCCAGGGCAGCAAACCGGGGCCGCTGGAAGGCAAGGCCGTGCAGATTTTGGCCGCTGCTGAATCTCCCAAAGCGCAGGAGTTTTTGCAGACCCAGTTTCCTCAGGGGCTAGTGCCTGGGCGATCGCAGCGCGGCATAGACTATTCCCCGCTGCAAACGCTGCTAGTTCAGCAAGACTTTCAGGCGGCCGATCGCCTGACGTTAGAGAAACTGTGCGAACTGGCGGGGCCGGCTGCCGTGCAGCGCCGCTGGATTTATTTCACCGAAGTCGATGACTTTCCCATCGAGGATTTGCAGACCATCAACACGCTCTGGCTCGTCTATTCCGAAGGCAAGTTTGGCTTTTCGGTGCAGCGCGATCTGTGGCTTAGCGTGGGCAAAAACTGGGATCGGCTCTGGCCGCTGATTGGCTGGAAGTCGGGGAATAACTGGACACGCTATCCGGGCGGCTTTACCTGGAGTTTGACGGCTCCCCGTGGTCATCTGCCCCTGTCCAATCAACTCCGGGGCGTACGCACGATGGCCTCGCTGATGGCACATCCAGCGTGGACCGCGCAGGAGAAGTGA
- a CDS encoding phosphate/phosphite/phosphonate ABC transporter substrate-binding protein: MADNTLPVMAEIAAYAERKLELPTEFIDQIPWQQREERFDRGEIQVCWICGLPYVQKVDQPNPQIELLAAPVMRGDRYQNRPIYFSDVVVRRDRPFQQFTDLRGARWAYNEPRSHSGYILTRYHLAMLEERSGFFGSVVESGAHQNSLQQILSGDVDASAIDSTVLEHALREDSSLQRQIRVIDTLGPSPSPPWLVSTTVPAALRTRLRSLLVQMADEPEGEEVLARGGLARFVLVGDRDYDPIRHMQQIAAAVSLSGSEA; the protein is encoded by the coding sequence ATGGCTGATAACACGCTGCCTGTCATGGCAGAGATTGCGGCCTATGCAGAACGAAAACTCGAACTGCCGACCGAGTTTATTGACCAAATTCCCTGGCAACAGCGGGAGGAGCGCTTTGACCGAGGCGAAATTCAGGTCTGCTGGATTTGCGGTCTGCCCTATGTGCAAAAGGTCGATCAGCCAAATCCGCAGATTGAACTGCTGGCCGCGCCTGTGATGCGGGGCGATCGCTACCAAAATCGTCCGATTTATTTTTCAGACGTAGTGGTGCGGCGCGATCGCCCATTTCAGCAGTTTACGGATCTGCGCGGCGCACGCTGGGCCTACAACGAACCGCGATCGCACTCTGGCTATATCCTGACGCGCTACCACCTAGCCATGCTAGAAGAGCGCAGCGGCTTTTTTGGCAGCGTGGTCGAGTCGGGCGCACACCAGAATTCGCTCCAGCAGATCTTGAGCGGTGACGTGGATGCGTCGGCGATCGACAGCACGGTGCTAGAACACGCGCTGCGCGAAGATTCATCTTTGCAGCGTCAGATTCGCGTGATTGACACGCTTGGCCCCAGCCCCAGTCCGCCTTGGCTGGTGTCTACTACGGTTCCTGCTGCGCTCCGTACCCGCCTCCGCAGTCTGCTGGTGCAAATGGCCGACGAGCCAGAAGGAGAAGAGGTTTTAGCACGGGGCGGCCTGGCTCGATTTGTGCTGGTGGGCGATCGCGACTATGACCCCATTCGCCACATGCAGCAGATCGCCGCCGCCGTCTCGCTGTCTGGTTCAGAGGCGTGA
- a CDS encoding DUF58 domain-containing protein, giving the protein MRLGIKRFGIRRLGATLANRLETRWVAPSYGGWVALGLALFFFGAATNTMAGWLYATSGLMGALLVLGALLPGRSLRALAVRRMPIEPVNVGDALNLELAVENTGRQAKTLLQVCDRPPPELGPAETTVIESLAPGQTYRWVYSRTADRRGVYRWDGVDLRTATPLGLFWGRRSHLVNASAVVYPTVLPLSQCPLIDEMGQDLSHTTESQRRAQMATEGVTRTLRPYRWGDPTRLIHWRTSARYGELRLRELERFTGGQEVVIVLDSAALWQPDAFEQAVIAAASLYAYALRQSMTVSLWTAGTGSLRGDRLVLEALAAVQPGEPSPNHPPTQSPCLWLTPSFQHCNSLPPQSRWLLWQDAVSSGSRPGESTTGRIIQPDKPLLVQLQQ; this is encoded by the coding sequence ATGAGGCTAGGCATTAAACGGTTTGGGATTCGGCGGCTGGGGGCAACCCTGGCAAACCGACTGGAGACGCGCTGGGTCGCGCCGTCCTATGGTGGCTGGGTCGCCCTTGGGCTGGCTCTATTTTTCTTTGGCGCAGCGACGAATACGATGGCGGGCTGGCTCTATGCTACCAGCGGGCTGATGGGGGCGCTGCTGGTGCTGGGGGCGCTGCTGCCGGGGCGATCGCTGCGGGCGCTGGCGGTTCGCCGAATGCCGATTGAACCCGTCAATGTAGGCGATGCTTTGAACTTAGAACTGGCCGTTGAAAACACTGGACGACAGGCAAAAACGCTGTTGCAGGTGTGCGATCGCCCGCCGCCAGAACTGGGCCCAGCAGAAACGACCGTCATCGAGTCGCTAGCGCCCGGCCAGACCTATCGCTGGGTCTACAGCCGCACCGCAGACCGACGGGGCGTGTATCGCTGGGATGGGGTGGATTTACGGACTGCCACACCGCTGGGCTTGTTTTGGGGACGGCGATCGCACTTAGTCAATGCCTCGGCCGTGGTCTACCCGACCGTGCTGCCCCTCAGCCAGTGCCCCCTGATCGACGAAATGGGGCAAGACCTCAGCCACACCACCGAAAGCCAGCGCCGCGCCCAGATGGCGACCGAAGGCGTGACGCGGACATTGCGTCCCTACCGCTGGGGCGACCCGACTCGGCTGATTCACTGGCGCACCAGCGCCCGCTACGGCGAATTGCGGCTACGAGAACTGGAGCGCTTCACAGGTGGACAGGAAGTTGTAATTGTGCTGGACAGCGCCGCCCTCTGGCAGCCCGATGCTTTTGAACAGGCCGTGATCGCGGCCGCCTCGCTCTATGCCTATGCGCTGCGCCAGAGCATGACCGTCAGCCTGTGGACTGCCGGAACGGGGAGTCTGCGGGGCGATCGCCTCGTGCTAGAAGCCCTTGCCGCCGTGCAGCCCGGTGAACCCTCCCCCAATCACCCGCCTACGCAATCTCCCTGCCTCTGGCTCACCCCGTCCTTCCAGCACTGCAACAGCCTGCCGCCCCAAAGCCGCTGGCTCCTCTGGCAAGATGCAGTCTCCAGCGGAAGTCGCCCAGGCGAATCGACCACTGGCCGAATCATCCAGCCAGACAAACCGCTACTTGTCCAGCTTCAGCAATAG
- a CDS encoding histidine phosphatase family protein, whose translation MGLTLYFLRHGETPYSQTGRYCGEIDAELTTEGHQMAAAFAAAYSSVPWDAVYVSPMKRTIATATPLCQAVGLEMQLRDGLKEIRYGKWEDQSPEFVKEHYLEDYIRWMTEPAWNPPTGGETAVEIASRASLVVAEIEEKHPTGTVLLVSHKATIRILLCTLLGIDLGRYRDRLNAYAGSVSIVKFGDHGPMLEVLGDRTYMGDLRHRTGT comes from the coding sequence ATGGGACTCACGCTTTACTTCCTGCGGCATGGGGAAACGCCCTATAGCCAGACCGGCCGATACTGCGGCGAGATCGATGCCGAGCTAACGACCGAAGGACATCAAATGGCAGCGGCCTTTGCGGCGGCCTATTCTAGTGTGCCCTGGGATGCGGTTTACGTCAGCCCAATGAAGCGCACGATTGCGACGGCTACGCCGCTGTGTCAGGCGGTGGGGCTAGAGATGCAGCTACGCGACGGGCTAAAGGAAATTCGCTATGGCAAATGGGAAGACCAGTCGCCAGAATTCGTTAAGGAACACTATCTCGAAGATTACATCCGCTGGATGACTGAACCCGCCTGGAACCCACCAACAGGCGGCGAAACGGCAGTGGAAATTGCCAGCCGCGCTTCACTGGTGGTGGCCGAGATCGAGGAAAAACACCCAACGGGCACCGTGCTGCTGGTGTCGCACAAGGCGACGATTCGGATTTTGCTCTGCACACTGCTGGGCATTGACCTGGGGCGCTATCGCGATCGCCTCAATGCTTACGCTGGGTCGGTCAGCATTGTGAAGTTTGGCGACCACGGGCCGATGCTGGAGGTGTTGGGCGATCGCACGTATATGGGCGACCTGCGGCATCGCACCGGGACTTAG
- a CDS encoding VOC family protein, translating to MTASLADPLFTKLLFTQLFSLFLAIPIDGLLSTQGVMVMLLVAYAGAMWMFLSSAPKVYTIMVSDLELARRFYEEVLDLPAADVPLHYYYNYEQTIGGAGLDPLYLSGTTGYSTSPSLSNPDGLWYQLRKKTQLHVITGASLGEKNRQRHVCFDHDCLEQMLLRIQSRGAQYKIRSDKPLNFLVKDWDGRIFEMSEVAN from the coding sequence ATGACCGCTTCACTAGCAGACCCTCTGTTCACCAAGCTTCTATTTACCCAGCTTTTCTCTCTCTTCCTGGCGATCCCAATCGATGGGCTGTTGTCTACTCAGGGCGTGATGGTGATGCTGCTGGTTGCCTACGCCGGAGCCATGTGGATGTTTCTTTCCAGCGCCCCCAAGGTTTACACCATTATGGTGTCGGATCTAGAGCTAGCGCGGCGTTTCTATGAAGAGGTGCTGGATTTGCCCGCCGCCGATGTGCCGCTGCATTACTACTACAACTACGAGCAGACCATTGGCGGGGCTGGGTTAGACCCGCTCTATCTATCGGGCACCACAGGCTATTCCACCAGCCCTTCGCTCAGCAATCCCGACGGACTGTGGTATCAACTCCGCAAAAAGACCCAACTTCATGTGATTACGGGCGCAAGCCTGGGCGAAAAGAACCGCCAGCGCCATGTCTGCTTTGATCACGACTGTCTGGAGCAAATGCTGTTGCGAATTCAGAGTCGGGGCGCGCAGTACAAAATTCGCAGCGACAAGCCGCTGAACTTTTTGGTGAAAGACTGGGACGGTCGAATTTTTGAGATGTCCGAAGTGGCAAACTAG
- the psb30 gene encoding photosystem II reaction center protein Ycf12/Psb30: MDLISNLVGNVNWEAIVQLTLVGMIMIAGPVVIFLLAFRGGDL; the protein is encoded by the coding sequence ATGGATTTGATTAGCAATCTGGTTGGCAATGTTAACTGGGAAGCCATTGTTCAGTTGACTCTGGTAGGTATGATCATGATTGCCGGGCCAGTGGTGATTTTTCTGCTGGCTTTTCGCGGCGGCGACCTGTAA
- a CDS encoding histidine triad nucleotide-binding protein translates to MTEPADTLFLKIIRREIPADIVYEDDLAIAFKDINPQAPVHILVVPKKPIPCLADAIPEDHRILGHLLMTVKRVAEQVGLENGYRVVINTKTDGGQTVDHLHLHLLGGRALAWPPG, encoded by the coding sequence ATGACCGAGCCAGCAGATACTCTGTTTCTCAAAATTATTCGCCGCGAAATTCCTGCGGACATTGTGTACGAGGATGACTTGGCGATCGCCTTCAAAGACATCAACCCCCAGGCTCCTGTCCACATTCTCGTTGTGCCCAAAAAGCCAATTCCCTGCCTGGCCGACGCAATTCCCGAAGATCATCGCATTCTGGGGCATTTGCTGATGACAGTGAAGCGGGTCGCAGAGCAGGTGGGACTAGAGAACGGCTATCGTGTCGTGATCAACACCAAAACCGATGGCGGGCAAACGGTCGATCACCTGCATCTCCATCTGCTGGGCGGTCGCGCTTTGGCCTGGCCGCCGGGTTGA
- a CDS encoding pre-peptidase C-terminal domain-containing protein yields MTPPDRAGNTLNAARRIRLSETPKSFRDFVGGKDLDFYRFRVLRASQFSLNLSELTANADVALLDDQGKTLLQSARKGKRPEVIRDTLTAGTYFIRVVPNQANQRTNYKLTLSAAPLKTSDFKIEIDYRFDTRGWFTPLRRAVLEAAAEVWSTIIRSEFPDVPTGKRTPNVRNPATGGTVRTFVTDRPIDDLTIFVGARQLGGTTLALSGPSGYFVGESRYEGSVFQPWIGSMAFNLTTDWYFDRTLDSTSDVPKNQQDFFSTALHEIAHVLGFGTSRAFSRLMTSSGFGGSNTRAQNGGNALPLDSSEHIRNDYTFGGVGEPLMTPFAQRGQRKRATVLDIAVLNDLGHTVSYGNASVNPLSTQAAQFARQATRRRGAPVNRALGQRLLSYGRCGCSGCLVDAGAARGLA; encoded by the coding sequence ATGACTCCTCCCGATCGCGCTGGAAACACATTAAACGCTGCGCGGCGTATTCGCCTATCAGAAACGCCCAAGTCCTTTCGCGATTTCGTAGGCGGCAAGGATCTGGATTTCTACCGATTTCGAGTGCTGCGAGCCAGCCAGTTTTCGCTGAATCTGTCGGAGCTAACGGCAAATGCAGATGTTGCTCTGCTGGATGACCAGGGCAAAACCCTGCTCCAGTCGGCTCGAAAGGGGAAGCGCCCAGAAGTGATCCGTGACACCCTGACGGCAGGCACCTACTTTATTCGCGTAGTGCCCAATCAGGCAAACCAGCGGACAAACTACAAGCTTACGCTGTCGGCTGCGCCGCTAAAGACCAGCGACTTCAAAATTGAAATCGACTATCGCTTTGACACGAGGGGTTGGTTTACCCCGCTGCGGCGAGCCGTGCTAGAGGCAGCGGCAGAGGTCTGGTCTACGATTATCCGGAGTGAGTTTCCTGATGTGCCCACGGGGAAACGCACGCCGAACGTCCGAAATCCGGCCACGGGGGGAACCGTGCGAACCTTTGTGACCGATCGCCCGATTGATGATTTGACCATCTTTGTCGGGGCGCGGCAACTGGGCGGCACAACCCTGGCGCTGTCGGGGCCGTCGGGCTACTTTGTGGGTGAGAGTCGGTACGAGGGCAGTGTGTTCCAGCCGTGGATTGGCTCGATGGCGTTTAACCTCACCACAGACTGGTATTTTGACCGCACGCTCGACAGCACCAGCGATGTTCCTAAAAATCAGCAGGATTTTTTCTCGACCGCGCTGCATGAAATTGCCCATGTCCTGGGGTTTGGCACCAGTCGCGCCTTCAGTCGGCTCATGACCAGCAGCGGCTTTGGTGGGTCGAATACGAGAGCGCAGAACGGCGGCAATGCCCTGCCGTTGGACAGTTCTGAGCACATTCGCAATGACTACACCTTTGGCGGCGTGGGAGAACCCTTGATGACCCCGTTTGCCCAGCGAGGCCAGCGTAAGCGGGCAACGGTTTTGGATATCGCGGTGCTGAATGATTTGGGCCATACGGTGTCCTATGGCAATGCCAGCGTGAACCCCCTCAGCACGCAGGCAGCCCAGTTTGCGAGACAGGCAACGCGGCGCAGAGGCGCACCCGTGAATAGGGCACTGGGTCAACGGTTGCTATCGTATGGGCGCTGTGGCTGTAGCGGCTGTTTGGTGGATGCGGGTGCGGCCAGGGGACTGGCATAG
- a CDS encoding ribose-phosphate pyrophosphokinase produces the protein MTISRGTVVIRSAALSLQPPLPQIADNSRLRLFSGSANVPLSQEVARYLGMDLGPMVRKRFADGELYVQIQESIRGCDVYLMQPTCCPVNDHLMELLIMIDACHRASARQITAVIPYYGYARADRKTAGRESITAKLVANLITQAGADRVLAMDLHSAQIQGYFDIPFDHVYGSPVLIEYIANKQLSDIVVVSPDVGGVARARAFAKKLDDAPLAIIDKRRQAHNVAEVMNVIGDVAGKTAVLVDDMIDTAGTICEGAKILREQGARQVYACATHAVFSPPATERLSSGLFEEVIVTNSIPVPEDHRFEQLTVLSVANIIGETIWRIHEDSSVSSMFR, from the coding sequence GTGACTATTTCCCGAGGAACTGTTGTGATCCGCTCGGCAGCTTTGTCTCTTCAGCCTCCTCTGCCTCAAATTGCCGACAACAGCCGCCTCAGGCTGTTTTCGGGTTCTGCCAATGTCCCCCTCTCCCAAGAGGTGGCCCGCTATCTTGGCATGGACTTGGGGCCGATGGTTCGTAAGCGGTTCGCAGATGGTGAGCTATACGTCCAAATTCAAGAGTCCATTCGCGGGTGCGACGTTTACCTAATGCAGCCCACCTGCTGCCCAGTGAACGACCACCTGATGGAACTGTTGATTATGATTGACGCCTGCCATCGGGCGTCCGCCCGCCAGATTACGGCGGTGATTCCCTACTACGGCTACGCTCGCGCAGATCGGAAAACTGCCGGCCGCGAATCGATTACAGCCAAGCTCGTGGCCAACCTGATTACTCAGGCAGGCGCGGATAGGGTGTTGGCGATGGATTTGCACTCGGCCCAGATTCAAGGCTATTTCGACATTCCGTTTGATCATGTCTACGGTTCGCCTGTGTTGATTGAGTACATCGCCAACAAGCAACTGTCGGACATTGTGGTAGTGTCGCCCGACGTAGGCGGTGTGGCCCGCGCCCGCGCCTTCGCCAAAAAGCTAGATGACGCACCGCTGGCCATCATCGACAAGCGCCGCCAGGCCCACAACGTGGCCGAAGTGATGAACGTGATTGGCGACGTGGCCGGCAAAACGGCTGTGCTGGTGGACGATATGATCGACACCGCTGGCACGATTTGCGAAGGGGCGAAGATTTTGCGGGAACAGGGCGCACGCCAGGTCTACGCCTGCGCGACCCACGCCGTCTTCTCGCCGCCTGCCACTGAGCGCCTCTCCAGTGGGTTGTTTGAAGAGGTGATCGTTACGAACAGCATCCCTGTGCCCGAAGATCACCGCTTTGAACAACTCACGGTGCTGTCGGTGGCAAACATCATTGGCGAAACAATTTGGCGCATCCACGAAGACAGCTCAGTGAGCAGCATGTTCCGCTAG
- a CDS encoding YkgJ family cysteine cluster protein has protein sequence MATWRCVKQCGACCHLDPAERPDLEEYLSPPELAEYLSLIGPDGWCIHFEPDSRECTIYEKRPRFCRVEPAVFQDLFGIEPEELNDFAIDCCRQQIEGVYGDRSLEMLRFDREVGI, from the coding sequence ATGGCAACCTGGCGTTGCGTGAAACAGTGTGGGGCTTGCTGCCACCTTGACCCAGCAGAGCGTCCTGATCTGGAAGAATATCTGTCGCCGCCAGAACTGGCGGAATACCTGAGCTTGATTGGCCCCGACGGCTGGTGCATTCACTTCGAGCCAGACTCGCGGGAATGCACCATTTACGAGAAGCGCCCCCGCTTTTGCCGAGTAGAGCCAGCCGTGTTCCAGGATTTGTTTGGCATTGAGCCAGAGGAGCTAAATGATTTTGCAATCGACTGTTGCCGCCAGCAGATTGAGGGCGTGTATGGCGATCGCAGTCTAGAGATGCTGCGCTTTGACCGAGAAGTGGGCATATAA